Proteins found in one Microbacterium sp. LWS13-1.2 genomic segment:
- a CDS encoding LysR substrate-binding domain-containing protein, with translation MAKGGPRAGGRGRGVSGRRPGAASGSAAKGKPTKARRPQPSPGPSPTPPAEPPMPTTFLLGAIPGATPGKWIDTWKERMPRTSLELVPLAVADQRDALRAGEVDAALVRLPIDKDGLHVIPLYDEVPVVVCAKESHLTTADELDAADLVGEVLIVPEDDVLGIRPPGTVAPRFAPPADTAEAIATVAAGVGIVVVPMSLARLHQRKDVEYRPLLDGPASTVALAWATDRTTPAVDAFVGIVRGRTANSSRG, from the coding sequence ATGGCGAAGGGCGGGCCGCGCGCAGGCGGGCGAGGACGAGGCGTCTCGGGCAGGCGTCCGGGCGCCGCATCCGGATCCGCAGCCAAGGGCAAGCCGACGAAGGCACGCCGGCCGCAGCCGTCGCCGGGCCCGTCGCCGACGCCTCCCGCCGAGCCGCCCATGCCGACGACGTTCCTCCTCGGCGCGATCCCCGGTGCCACACCGGGCAAGTGGATCGACACCTGGAAGGAGCGGATGCCGCGCACGAGCCTGGAACTCGTCCCGCTGGCGGTCGCCGACCAGCGTGATGCCCTCCGCGCCGGCGAGGTCGACGCGGCCCTCGTCCGACTGCCGATCGACAAGGACGGGCTCCACGTCATCCCGCTCTACGACGAGGTGCCGGTCGTCGTCTGTGCGAAGGAGTCGCACCTGACGACCGCCGACGAGCTCGATGCCGCCGACCTCGTGGGCGAAGTGCTGATCGTTCCCGAGGACGACGTGCTCGGCATCCGTCCGCCCGGCACCGTGGCACCGCGCTTCGCTCCCCCGGCCGACACGGCCGAGGCGATCGCGACCGTCGCCGCAGGGGTCGGGATCGTGGTGGTGCCGATGTCGCTCGCGCGGCTTCACCAGCGCAAGGACGTCGAGTACCGGCCTCTCCTGGACGGACCGGCATCCACGGTCGCGCTGGCGTGGGCCACGGACCGCACCACGCCCGCCGTCGACGCGTTCGTCGGCATCGTACGCGGCCGCACCGCGAACTCCTCCCGCGGCTGA
- a CDS encoding DUF1304 domain-containing protein: MVTILATVFAALAALLHVYIFVMESVQWTQPKVWKRFGVADQAAADTTKPMAYNQGFYNLFLAIGVVIGLVLIFAGSDAAPVRAAGLALVLFSLGSMVAAALVLLTTGMKYLRPALIQGTLPLIGFVLFLFA; this comes from the coding sequence ATGGTGACGATCCTCGCGACGGTCTTCGCAGCGCTGGCGGCGCTGCTGCATGTGTACATCTTCGTGATGGAGAGCGTGCAGTGGACGCAGCCGAAGGTCTGGAAGCGCTTCGGCGTCGCCGACCAGGCCGCGGCCGACACGACCAAGCCGATGGCGTACAACCAGGGGTTCTACAACCTGTTCCTCGCCATCGGCGTCGTGATCGGTCTGGTGCTGATCTTCGCGGGATCGGATGCCGCCCCCGTGCGCGCGGCCGGGCTCGCGCTCGTGCTGTTCAGCCTCGGGTCGATGGTGGCTGCCGCTCTCGTGCTGCTGACCACAGGAATGAAGTATCTGCGGCCGGCGCTCATCCAGGGGACGCTGCCGCTCATCGGCTTCGTGCTGTTCCTCTTCGCCTGA
- a CDS encoding thermonuclease family protein, with protein sequence MFRRVLIGILVLVLAGAAVWWFAGRDHDAAPVAVAPPGGAATMPAIPADAFEMTVESVHDGDTLRAHVAVSNAVVGDLESTRVRLLGIDTPETSPVLDCWGAEATANLSALVPAGSTIWVAPDAEVHDQYGRTLLYIWTPDGRFVNGELVAQGDARVEVYSPNRSQEALLRSLEKTAVASGSGQWGACD encoded by the coding sequence GTGTTCAGACGCGTCCTCATCGGCATCCTCGTGCTCGTCCTCGCGGGCGCGGCCGTGTGGTGGTTCGCGGGGCGCGACCATGATGCAGCCCCAGTCGCCGTCGCACCCCCCGGCGGTGCTGCGACGATGCCCGCGATTCCCGCTGACGCGTTCGAGATGACCGTCGAGAGCGTGCACGACGGCGACACCCTGCGCGCCCATGTCGCGGTGTCCAACGCCGTCGTCGGCGATCTCGAGTCGACGCGCGTCCGCCTGCTCGGCATCGACACCCCCGAGACCTCTCCTGTCCTCGACTGCTGGGGCGCGGAGGCGACCGCGAACCTCTCGGCACTCGTACCGGCGGGGTCGACGATCTGGGTGGCGCCCGACGCGGAGGTGCACGACCAGTACGGCAGGACTCTGCTGTACATCTGGACGCCCGACGGCCGCTTCGTCAACGGCGAACTCGTGGCTCAGGGCGACGCGCGCGTCGAGGTCTACTCGCCCAACCGCAGCCAGGAGGCGCTGCTGCGATCGCTCGAGAAGACGGCTGTCGCGTCGGGGTCCGGTCAGTGGGGCGCGTGCGATTGA
- a CDS encoding transferase — protein MGKNYIDIENDRGETLRYRKHVNGRGLIAHGAKVHPSAVVEAGAYVEPGVQIAAGAHVGRGVWVETDAVIGPDVEIAPHAHIGPRAAIGPRAKIGVRTQVGHDARVAGGSLIGDDQTIADGERVATDKRGLRLAA, from the coding sequence GTGGGCAAGAACTACATCGACATCGAGAACGACCGGGGCGAGACGCTGCGCTACCGCAAGCACGTCAACGGTCGTGGCCTCATCGCGCATGGAGCGAAGGTGCACCCGAGCGCCGTCGTCGAAGCGGGGGCGTATGTCGAACCGGGGGTTCAGATCGCCGCGGGCGCGCACGTCGGCCGTGGCGTGTGGGTCGAGACGGATGCCGTGATCGGCCCTGACGTCGAGATCGCCCCTCACGCCCACATCGGTCCGCGGGCCGCCATCGGCCCGCGCGCGAAGATCGGCGTGCGCACGCAGGTCGGCCACGACGCTCGTGTCGCCGGGGGCTCGCTCATCGGCGACGACCAGACGATCGCCGACGGCGAGCGCGTCGCCACCGACAAGCGGGGACTCCGACTGGCCGCCTGA
- a CDS encoding aspartate aminotransferase family protein gives MTDTLADAAVYTDPAGVRRTLPDRQADARVRADDRGHVFHSWSAQALIDPLPIAAGEGSTFWDYSGNAYLDFNSQLVNLNLGHQHPDLVAAIQRQAGRLATIQPSMANDVRGELARRIAEVAGDGFDKVFFTNGGADANENAVRMARLVTGRRKVLSMYRSYHGNTTTAISLTGDPRRWPNEPGDGSTAKFFGPYPYRSAFHSSSAEEETQRALEHLEQTIVLEGASTIAAILIETIVGTNGVLVPPPGYLAGVRELCDRFGIVYIADEVMVGFGRVGEWFAFQAFDVQPDLITFAKGVNSGYVPLGGVVISDRIAAHFDTVSFPGGLTYSGHPLACAAGVATFEVFERDGILERVRDLGSRVVEPRLRDIASQHPSVGDVRGMGLFWAIELVKDRDTREQLVPFNASGADAAPVVAVAAACKREGVWPFTHFNRVHIAPPLVISEDELVRGLDVIDRALSAADEFVER, from the coding sequence ATGACCGACACGCTCGCCGACGCCGCCGTCTACACCGATCCGGCGGGTGTCCGCCGCACGCTGCCCGACCGCCAGGCCGACGCACGCGTGCGCGCCGACGACCGCGGACACGTGTTCCACTCCTGGAGCGCGCAGGCGCTCATCGACCCGCTGCCGATCGCAGCGGGCGAGGGCTCGACGTTCTGGGACTACAGCGGCAACGCCTATCTGGACTTCAACTCGCAGCTGGTCAACCTCAACCTGGGCCACCAGCATCCCGATCTGGTCGCGGCCATCCAGCGGCAGGCGGGCCGCCTCGCGACGATCCAGCCGTCGATGGCCAACGACGTCCGCGGCGAGCTCGCCCGCCGCATCGCGGAGGTGGCCGGCGACGGCTTCGACAAGGTGTTCTTCACCAACGGCGGCGCCGACGCGAACGAGAACGCCGTGCGCATGGCTCGTCTCGTCACCGGTCGCCGCAAGGTGCTGTCGATGTACCGCAGCTATCACGGCAACACCACGACCGCCATCTCACTGACCGGCGACCCGCGCCGCTGGCCGAACGAACCCGGCGACGGCTCGACGGCGAAGTTCTTCGGGCCCTACCCCTATCGCTCGGCGTTCCACTCGTCGAGCGCCGAGGAAGAGACGCAGCGCGCGCTCGAGCACCTCGAGCAGACCATCGTGCTCGAGGGTGCGTCGACGATCGCCGCCATCCTCATCGAGACCATCGTCGGCACCAACGGAGTGCTCGTTCCGCCGCCCGGGTACCTCGCGGGCGTCCGCGAGCTGTGCGACCGCTTCGGCATCGTCTACATCGCCGACGAGGTGATGGTGGGCTTCGGCCGCGTGGGCGAGTGGTTCGCGTTCCAGGCGTTCGACGTGCAGCCCGACCTCATCACCTTCGCAAAGGGCGTGAACTCGGGCTATGTGCCGCTGGGCGGGGTCGTGATCTCGGACCGCATCGCGGCGCACTTCGACACCGTGTCGTTCCCGGGCGGCCTCACGTACTCCGGGCATCCGCTCGCGTGCGCAGCGGGCGTGGCGACGTTCGAGGTCTTCGAGCGCGACGGCATCCTCGAGCGCGTCCGCGATCTCGGTTCGCGCGTCGTCGAGCCGCGACTGCGCGACATCGCGTCGCAGCATCCGTCCGTCGGCGATGTGCGGGGGATGGGCCTCTTCTGGGCGATCGAGCTGGTCAAGGACCGCGACACGCGCGAGCAGCTCGTGCCGTTCAACGCGAGCGGAGCGGATGCCGCGCCCGTCGTCGCCGTCGCCGCCGCGTGCAAGCGCGAGGGCGTGTGGCCCTTCACGCACTTCAACCGCGTGCACATCGCGCCGCCGCTCGTGATCAGCGAGGACGAACTGGTGCGCGGTCTGGACGTGATCGACCGCGCTCTATCGGCCGCTGACGAGTTCGTGGAACGCTGA
- a CDS encoding CoA-acylating methylmalonate-semialdehyde dehydrogenase — MSIAESAVAPATTDADVRVISHWIDGVEVPSSSGRTAPVFNPATGVVSARVALADEAEIDAAIASAVRGFEVWSGWSIARRQGVLFSFRELLNVRKRELAEIITAEHGKVVSDAMGEILRGQEVVELACGFPHFLKGAFSENASTGIDVYSLKQPLGVVGVISPFNFPAMVPMWFFPIAIAAGNAVVLKPSEKDPSAALWLAALWQEAGLPDGVFTVLQGDKAAVDGLLESPDVQSISFVGSTPIAQYIYETASRHGKRVQALGGAKNHMLVLPDADLDLVADQAVNAGYGAAGERCMAISVVLAVEPVADDLISKITERIAKLKIGNGAGVDGVEPDMGPLITDVHRDKVSSYVDIAEADGAKIVVDGRGFTVEGHEDGFFFGPTLIDDIPTTSRAYQEEIFGPVLSVVRVQSYDEGLELINSGQFGNGTAIFTNDGGAARRFQNEVQVGMIGINVPIPVPVAYHSFGGWKQSLFGDAKAYGVHGFDFYTREKAITSRWLDPAHHGGINLGFPQSN, encoded by the coding sequence ATGAGCATTGCCGAGAGCGCTGTCGCACCTGCGACCACCGACGCCGATGTGCGGGTGATCTCGCATTGGATCGATGGTGTGGAGGTGCCGTCGTCGTCGGGGCGGACGGCGCCGGTGTTCAATCCGGCGACGGGTGTGGTGTCGGCGCGGGTGGCGTTGGCGGATGAGGCGGAGATCGACGCGGCGATCGCGTCGGCGGTGCGTGGGTTCGAGGTGTGGTCGGGGTGGTCGATCGCGCGGCGGCAGGGCGTGTTGTTCAGCTTCCGGGAGTTGTTGAATGTGCGGAAGCGAGAGTTGGCGGAGATCATCACCGCGGAGCACGGCAAGGTGGTCTCGGATGCGATGGGGGAGATCCTGCGCGGTCAGGAGGTCGTGGAGTTGGCGTGCGGTTTCCCGCACTTCCTCAAGGGCGCGTTCAGTGAGAACGCGTCGACCGGGATCGATGTGTACTCGCTGAAGCAGCCGCTCGGGGTGGTGGGGGTGATCAGCCCGTTCAATTTCCCGGCGATGGTGCCGATGTGGTTCTTCCCGATCGCGATCGCCGCGGGCAACGCGGTGGTGCTGAAGCCGTCGGAGAAGGACCCGTCCGCGGCGCTGTGGCTGGCGGCGCTGTGGCAGGAGGCGGGACTGCCGGACGGGGTGTTCACGGTGCTGCAGGGCGACAAGGCCGCGGTCGACGGGCTGCTGGAAAGCCCCGACGTGCAGTCCATCAGTTTCGTCGGGTCCACGCCGATCGCGCAGTACATCTACGAGACCGCCTCGAGGCATGGCAAGCGAGTGCAGGCGCTGGGTGGTGCGAAGAACCACATGCTGGTGCTGCCCGACGCGGACCTGGACCTGGTCGCCGACCAGGCCGTCAACGCCGGCTACGGTGCCGCCGGGGAACGCTGCATGGCCATCAGCGTCGTGCTCGCCGTGGAACCGGTCGCCGATGACCTCATCAGCAAGATCACCGAACGCATCGCGAAGCTGAAGATCGGCAACGGTGCCGGGGTGGACGGCGTGGAGCCCGACATGGGGCCGCTGATCACCGACGTGCACCGCGACAAGGTCTCGAGCTACGTCGACATCGCCGAGGCGGACGGCGCGAAGATCGTCGTCGATGGCCGGGGCTTCACTGTCGAGGGGCATGAGGATGGGTTCTTCTTCGGCCCCACCCTGATCGACGACATCCCCACCACCAGCCGCGCGTACCAGGAGGAGATCTTCGGACCGGTCCTCTCCGTCGTGCGCGTGCAGTCGTACGACGAGGGTCTCGAGCTGATCAACTCCGGCCAGTTCGGCAACGGCACCGCCATCTTCACCAACGACGGCGGCGCCGCCCGCCGCTTCCAGAACGAGGTGCAGGTCGGCATGATCGGCATCAACGTGCCCATCCCCGTCCCCGTCGCGTACCACTCCTTCGGCGGCTGGAAGCAGTCGCTGTTCGGCGACGCCAAAGCCTACGGCGTCCACGGCTTCGACTTCTACACCCGCGAGAAAGCCATCACCAGCCGCTGGCTCGACCCCGCCCACCACGGCGGCATCAACCTCGGCTTCCCCCAGAGCAACTGA
- a CDS encoding PucR family transcriptional regulator produces the protein MREVIALDAVAHGVPEVLVAGDALDARVRWLHVSDSAGVARLLDGGELLLSTGSSWPAEPADLRRFIDELADAGLSGLALELGTHYRYVPAVVVEAAAARDLALIVLHREVKFVTVTEAVHSRIITGQTDALRARDEVRERFTALVLRGSPADFIVHQLAQTLGAPIVLENLGYEVVAAEVPLAMEEELFAEWELRSRSAHRRSEQRRQRGAAAGADDWLIIPVEARGIRWGNLIALPGPEHAAGRMAVLEQGAIALAVGRLADGDADEWVRIGRRRLVDGLLAGRFAGVGGAAARLEAAGLPLRGAKLYGLVVSGAPVAVERADAAARALRGRALAGSAPAGVAAPAATMLVSLPRDAVFDDAAVVAFVRALVDAADVERVTVSVGRGAEGIDAALASVHEAVDLAGGRRRRAGRGPHLRRGENRPLVQLVAALRDDHRVLDHGERMLAPLIAHDLSRSGDLLDVLEAMLAHPGNRTAAAGASHLSRSVFYQRIALIEELLGADLDDGETQTALHLALLVRRSAGR, from the coding sequence GTGCGCGAGGTGATCGCGCTGGACGCGGTCGCCCACGGTGTTCCCGAGGTGCTCGTCGCAGGCGACGCCCTCGACGCGCGGGTGCGCTGGCTGCATGTCTCGGACAGTGCGGGTGTCGCCCGCCTGCTCGATGGCGGCGAGCTGCTGCTGTCGACCGGCTCCTCGTGGCCCGCAGAGCCCGCGGACCTGCGGAGGTTCATCGACGAGCTCGCCGACGCCGGGCTCTCGGGCCTCGCGCTCGAGCTCGGCACCCACTACCGCTACGTGCCCGCCGTGGTCGTCGAGGCGGCGGCGGCGCGCGACCTCGCGCTGATCGTGCTGCACCGCGAGGTGAAGTTCGTCACGGTCACCGAAGCCGTGCACAGCCGCATCATCACGGGGCAGACCGACGCGCTGCGCGCCCGCGACGAGGTGCGCGAGCGCTTCACGGCGCTCGTGCTGCGCGGCTCGCCCGCAGACTTCATCGTTCATCAGCTGGCGCAGACGCTGGGTGCGCCCATCGTGCTCGAGAACCTCGGCTACGAGGTCGTGGCGGCCGAGGTGCCCCTGGCGATGGAGGAGGAGCTCTTCGCCGAGTGGGAGCTGCGCTCCCGTTCCGCCCACCGGCGCTCCGAGCAGCGTCGTCAGCGCGGCGCTGCCGCGGGCGCGGACGACTGGCTCATCATTCCCGTCGAGGCGCGCGGCATCCGCTGGGGCAACCTCATCGCCCTTCCGGGTCCGGAGCATGCGGCTGGGCGGATGGCGGTGCTCGAGCAGGGAGCCATCGCCCTCGCGGTCGGCCGTCTCGCCGACGGCGACGCCGACGAATGGGTCCGCATCGGGCGCCGGCGCCTGGTCGACGGACTGCTCGCCGGCCGCTTCGCGGGCGTCGGCGGCGCGGCCGCGCGCCTCGAAGCGGCCGGGCTGCCCTTGCGCGGCGCGAAGCTGTACGGCCTGGTCGTGTCGGGCGCACCCGTCGCGGTGGAGCGAGCGGATGCCGCGGCCCGCGCGCTGCGGGGCCGCGCACTCGCAGGGTCGGCGCCGGCCGGAGTCGCGGCGCCCGCGGCGACGATGCTGGTATCGCTGCCGCGGGACGCCGTGTTCGACGACGCCGCCGTGGTGGCGTTCGTGCGGGCCCTCGTCGACGCCGCCGATGTCGAACGGGTCACCGTCTCGGTCGGTCGCGGCGCCGAGGGCATCGACGCTGCCCTCGCCTCGGTGCACGAAGCCGTGGATCTGGCCGGCGGCCGGCGTCGCCGGGCCGGACGCGGCCCACATCTGCGGCGCGGCGAGAACCGCCCGCTGGTCCAGCTCGTCGCGGCCCTGCGCGATGACCACAGGGTGCTCGATCACGGCGAGCGCATGCTCGCGCCGCTCATCGCGCACGACCTGTCGCGTTCGGGTGACCTGCTCGACGTCCTCGAGGCGATGCTCGCGCACCCGGGCAACCGCACCGCGGCGGCGGGGGCATCCCATCTCTCGCGGTCGGTGTTCTATCAGCGCATCGCGCTCATCGAGGAGCTGCTGGGCGCCGACCTCGACGACGGCGAGACCCAGACCGCGCTTCACCTCGCACTCCTGGTGCGGCGCTCCGCCGGCCGCTGA
- a CDS encoding cupin domain-containing protein, translating to MNPGIVTDAAALALALDSLPAEQVVEGSPRTGYIELTDAIGVWEHTPGVSTDVETDEVFVVLSGSATVSFDDPALEPIELRAGAVVRLTAGMRTVWTVRETLRKVYIAG from the coding sequence ATGAACCCGGGGATCGTGACGGATGCCGCGGCCCTCGCGCTCGCGCTCGACTCCCTGCCGGCCGAGCAGGTCGTCGAGGGCTCCCCGCGCACCGGCTACATCGAGCTGACGGACGCGATCGGCGTGTGGGAGCACACGCCGGGGGTCTCGACCGACGTCGAGACCGACGAGGTGTTCGTCGTGCTGTCCGGCTCGGCGACGGTGTCGTTCGACGACCCGGCACTCGAGCCGATCGAGCTGCGCGCGGGTGCGGTGGTGCGCCTCACCGCCGGCATGCGCACGGTCTGGACCGTCCGCGAGACGCTCCGCAAGGTCTACATCGCGGGCTGA
- a CDS encoding FAD-dependent oxidoreductase, with product MGTTVFERQRPPASVVQHSLAGTRHSVFWRDDLPENLRPDRSSLVGTHRADLVVVGGGYTGLWTALLATERDPGAKVVVVEAQRVGWAASGRNGGFCEASLTHGHENGMARWPDEMPVLERLGRENLDAIEASEARYGLDFQFERTGQLAPAVEPHQVEWLKEWAAEGEEGVVYLDRAEVQASVHSPTYLAAVWEKHACGMVHPARMAAELARVCEERGVEIFERSHVTGLDTTGPGVVVITNDGRVEAARAVLGTNVFPSLIKRNRLMTVPVYDYVLMTEPLTDAQLASVGWQDRQGIGDMANQFHYYRISKDSRILFGGYDAVYRYGRRVDPAYEHRPETWEKLASHFFTTFPQLEGLRFTHQWAGAIDTSTQFTAFFGTARERRIAYAAGFTGLGVGSTRFAGDVMLDLLDGVSNERTELEMVRKRPLPFPPEPAASIGINATRWSLDRADHNKGKRNLLLKTLDALGLGFDS from the coding sequence GTGGGCACGACCGTCTTCGAACGACAGCGGCCGCCAGCATCCGTCGTCCAGCATTCCCTTGCCGGCACCAGACACTCCGTCTTCTGGCGCGACGACCTCCCCGAGAATCTGAGGCCCGACCGGTCCTCTCTCGTCGGCACGCATCGCGCCGACCTGGTCGTCGTCGGCGGCGGCTACACCGGCCTGTGGACCGCCCTGCTCGCCACCGAGCGCGACCCGGGCGCCAAGGTCGTCGTCGTCGAAGCGCAGCGCGTGGGCTGGGCGGCGTCGGGGCGCAACGGCGGCTTCTGCGAAGCGAGCCTCACGCACGGCCACGAGAACGGCATGGCGCGCTGGCCCGACGAGATGCCGGTGCTCGAGCGGCTCGGTCGCGAGAACCTCGATGCGATCGAGGCGTCCGAGGCGCGCTACGGCCTGGACTTCCAGTTCGAGCGCACCGGTCAGCTGGCGCCCGCGGTCGAACCCCATCAGGTGGAGTGGCTGAAGGAGTGGGCCGCCGAGGGCGAGGAGGGCGTCGTCTATCTCGACCGTGCCGAGGTGCAGGCATCCGTCCACTCCCCCACGTATCTCGCCGCCGTCTGGGAGAAGCACGCGTGCGGCATGGTGCACCCGGCGCGCATGGCCGCCGAACTCGCCCGCGTGTGCGAGGAGCGCGGCGTCGAGATCTTCGAGCGGTCCCACGTGACCGGGCTCGACACGACCGGCCCGGGGGTGGTCGTGATCACCAACGACGGGCGCGTGGAGGCAGCGCGTGCCGTGCTCGGCACCAACGTGTTCCCGTCGCTCATCAAGCGCAACCGGCTCATGACGGTGCCGGTGTACGACTACGTGCTCATGACCGAGCCGCTCACCGACGCGCAGCTCGCGTCGGTCGGCTGGCAGGACCGCCAGGGCATCGGCGACATGGCGAACCAGTTCCACTACTACCGGATCAGCAAGGACAGCCGCATCCTGTTCGGCGGCTACGACGCCGTCTACCGCTACGGGCGCCGCGTCGATCCCGCCTACGAGCACCGGCCCGAGACGTGGGAGAAGCTGGCGAGTCACTTCTTCACGACCTTCCCACAGCTCGAGGGCCTGCGCTTCACGCACCAGTGGGCGGGCGCGATCGACACATCGACGCAGTTCACGGCCTTCTTCGGCACGGCGCGCGAACGTCGCATCGCCTACGCCGCCGGCTTCACCGGGCTCGGCGTCGGCTCGACCCGCTTCGCCGGCGACGTCATGCTCGATCTGCTCGACGGCGTCTCGAACGAACGCACCGAGCTCGAGATGGTGCGCAAGCGCCCCCTGCCGTTCCCGCCCGAGCCCGCGGCCTCGATCGGCATCAACGCGACGAGGTGGTCGCTGGATCGCGCCGACCACAACAAGGGCAAGCGCAACCTGCTGCTGAAGACGCTCGACGCGCTCGGACTGGGCTTCGACTCATGA
- a CDS encoding cysteine hydrolase family protein — translation MTRLLLLIDIQRDYFPGGRHPLVDPDAAADAAARLLAAFRATGERVVHVQHVWDGPDAAFFGAGTPGVEFDPRVAPDGSEHVVVKHEPNAFLGTGLEALLRAAAPDEIVVAGMMSSMCVDATVRAASDLGFRLAVAQDACAAPDLAYDGRTVPGAQVHLAFMAALDGTYARVADVDALTGELAAR, via the coding sequence GTGACCCGACTCCTGCTCCTCATCGACATCCAGCGCGACTACTTCCCGGGAGGGCGGCATCCGCTCGTCGACCCGGATGCCGCCGCCGATGCCGCCGCGCGACTCCTCGCCGCGTTCCGCGCGACGGGTGAGCGGGTCGTCCACGTCCAGCACGTGTGGGACGGTCCGGATGCCGCGTTCTTCGGCGCCGGGACGCCGGGCGTCGAGTTCGACCCGCGCGTCGCGCCCGACGGTTCGGAGCACGTCGTCGTCAAGCACGAGCCGAACGCGTTCCTCGGCACGGGGCTCGAGGCTCTGCTGCGCGCCGCGGCACCCGACGAGATCGTCGTCGCCGGGATGATGTCGAGCATGTGCGTCGACGCGACCGTGCGCGCGGCATCCGATCTCGGCTTCCGCCTCGCCGTCGCACAGGACGCGTGCGCGGCACCCGACCTCGCCTACGACGGCCGGACCGTGCCGGGCGCCCAGGTGCACCTGGCGTTCATGGCGGCGCTCGACGGCACCTACGCCCGCGTCGCCGACGTGGATGCGCTCACCGGGGAGCTCGCCGCGCGCTGA